From Camelus bactrianus isolate YW-2024 breed Bactrian camel chromosome 16, ASM4877302v1, whole genome shotgun sequence, the proteins below share one genomic window:
- the ICAM2 gene encoding intercellular adhesion molecule 2 isoform X5, giving the protein MSPFCCWGLCVAFLTLLCCPGSGEEAFEVRVSPEQLMVKSGGSGVINCSTNCTHPSKGGLETSLDTIVLQKDQQWISFMIFNVSQNSSMRCYFWCSGKLGSKRLNIGVFYLPKQVLLKLQPTRVAVGSPFTIECRVPSVAPLEGLTVTLLRSNEVLHSQTFEGTALSPQEAMVTYSAEAQLEDSSHNFSCQAKMDLRFRGVKVVDSVSDSQALEVFEPVQDNWMVIIVVVSVLLLFVPSVLLCFVFGQQGNQRRRGIHKVQAAWRRLRGTHPAQPA; this is encoded by the exons ATGTCCCCTTTTTGTTGTTGGGGACTGTGTGTGGCCTTTCTCACCCTGCTCTGCTGCCCAG GGTCTGGTGAGGAGGCATTCGAGGTACGAGTGTCACCAGAGCAGCTGATGGTGAAGTCCGGAGGGTCTGGGGTGATTAACTGTAGTACCAACTGTACCCACCCTAGCAAGGGTGGTCTGGAGACCAGCCTAGACACAATTGTCCTTCAAAAAGACCAACAGTGGATATCGTTTATGATCTTCAACGTCTCCCAGAATTCGAGTATGCGTTGCTATTTCTGGTGTTCCGGGAAGCTGGGGTCCAAGAGGCTCAACATCGGAGTGTTCT aCCTTCCAAAGCAAGTGCTGCTGAAGCTGCAGCCCACGCGGGTGGCCGTAGGGAGCCCGTTCACCATCGAGTGCAGGGTGCCCTCCGTGGCGCCCCTCGAGGGCCTCACTGTCACCTTGCTCCGTAGCAATGAGGTCTTGCACAGCCAGACCTTTGAGGGGACAGCACTTTCCCCTCAAGAGGCCATGGTCACGTACAGCGCTGAGGCTCAGCTGGAAGACAGCTCCCACAACTTCTCCTGCCAGGCCAAGATGGACCTGCGGTTTCGCGGCGTGAAGGTCGTTGACAGCGTCTCAGACTCCCAGGCGCTGGAGGTCTTTG agcctGTGCAAGACAACTGGATGGTGATCATCGTGGTCGTGTCGGTGCTGCTCCTGTTTGTGCCATCCGTCCTGCTCTGCTTCGTCTTCGGCCAGCAGGGTAACCAGAGGCGGAGAGGTATCCACAAGGTGCAAGCTGCTTGGAGGAGGCTGAGAGGGACCCACCCAGCACAGCCTGCCTGA
- the LOC141573650 gene encoding serine/threonine-protein kinase/endoribonuclease IRE1-like, which translates to MRFLHLTASHAPCFFSDLHGGHLLCGLRLLLRDISEGSHPFGKSLQRQANILLGAYSLDCLQPEKHEDVIARELIEKMIAKDPQNRPSAKHVLKHPFFWSLEKQLQFFQDVSDRIEKESLDGPIVKQLERGGRAVVKMDWRENITVPLQTDLRKFRTYKGGSVRDLLRAMRNKKHHYRELPEEVRETLGSLPDDFVRYFTARFPHLLLHTYRAMELCCHERPFQPYYSLERPESRPPMTPDAL; encoded by the exons ATGAGATTCCTCCACCTGACGGCCTCTCATGcaccatgtttcttttcagaCCTACACGGTGGACATCTTCTCTGCGGGCTGCGTCTTTTACTACGTGATATATCTGAGGGCAGCCACCCCTTTGGCAAGTCCCTGCAGCGGCAGGCCAACATCCTCCTGGGCGCCTACAGCCTCGACTGCCTGCAGCCCGAGAAGCACG AGGACGTCATCGCCCGGGAACTGATAGAGAAGATGATCGCAAAGGATCCTCAGAATCGCCCGTCTGCAAAGCACGTGCTGAAACACCCGTTCTTCTGGAGCCTCGAGAAGCAGCTCCAGTTCTTCCAG GACGTGAGTGACCGAATAGAGAAGGAGTCCCTGGACGGCCCGATAGTGAAGCAGCTGGAGCGGGGCGGGCGGGCCGTGGTGAAGATGGACTGGAGGGAGAACATCACTGTCCCCCTGCAGACAG ATCTGCGTAAATTCAGAACCTATAAAGGCGGCTCCGTCCGAGACCTCCTCCGGGCCATGAGAAATAAG AAGCACCACTACCGGGAGCTCCCCGAGGAGGTGCGGGAGACGCTGGGCTCCCTCCCCGACGACTTCGTGCGCTACTTCACCGCCcgcttcccccacctcctcttgCACACCTACCGGGCCATGGAGCTGTGCTGCCACGAGAGACCCTTCCAGCCCTACTACTCCCTCGAGCGCCCGGAGTCCCGGCCCCCCATGACTCCAGACGCCCTCTGA
- the LOC105068020 gene encoding proline-rich protein 29-like: MESGTGGSWGHPPAQSAALTVKAEPGSGACLYPRGQGWGWLGWGAVSGGSELRVGPYWVGEESDPSQRGKDNKRPWVTILQPLPWAITPPSPQRSRVKEGLLELMLLQNAHMHQLLPTAQVAAALDPWPAWPRPQVYLEGQQEEWKEEEEEEEEEEEEMRAQEEGPLVFHHHYLPCPMPALGALLPWPAPLISSPLHQPHLQDTARVQHRPPASGKRQMRAVPPPPPPSATETVGADVPPASDYYDAESLP; the protein is encoded by the exons ATGGAATCAGGGACTGGAGGGAGCTGGGGTCATCCCCCAGCCCAGAGTGCAGCCCTGACGGTGAAGGCTGAGCCAGGGAGTGGAGCCTGCCTTTACCCAagaggccaggggtgggggtggctgggtTGGGGAGCTGTCTCGGGAGGGTCTGAACTTCGGGTGGGGCCCTATTGGGTGGGTGAGGAGAGCGACCCCAGCCAGAGAGGAAAAGATAACAAGAGA ccctgggtGACCATTCTGCAGCCCCTCCCGTGGGCCATCACACCTCCATCCCCACAGAGAAGCCGCGTGAAGGAAG GCCTGCTGGAGCTGATGCTGCTGCAGAATGCACACATGCACCAGCTGCTTCCGACTGCCCAGGTGGCAGCAGCCCTCGACCCCTGGCCTGCCTGGCCCCGCCCTCAG GTCTACCTGGAGGGTCAACAGGAGgagtggaaggaggaggaggaggaggaggaggaggaggaggaagagatgagGGCTCAGGAAGAAGGCCCTTTGGTGTTCCACCATCACTACCTGCCCTGCCCGATGCCCGCTCTGGGAGCCCTGCTCCCCTGGCCAGCTCCTCtcatttcctctcccctccatcaGCCTCACTTGCAGGACACAGCCAGGGTTCAGCACCGTCCTCCTGCCTCTGGGAAAAGGCAGAT GCGAGCcgtgcccccacctccaccccccagtGCCACAGAGACTGTGGGTGCAGATGTACCCCCGGCTTCAG ACTACTATGATGCCGAGAGCCTACCGTGA